One part of the Nymphaea colorata isolate Beijing-Zhang1983 chromosome 8, ASM883128v2, whole genome shotgun sequence genome encodes these proteins:
- the LOC116258938 gene encoding transmembrane 9 superfamily member 12 isoform X4 translates to MGQLSFGISSIVALTFFVLLLTSHLCNGFYLPGSYMHTYSTGEEIFVKVNSLTSIETELPFSYYSLPYCQPPNGIKKSAENLGELLMGDQIDNSPYRFHMNLNESLFLCVTKPLNEDEVKVLKQRTRDLYQVNVILDNLPVMRFAEQNGVQIQWTGFPVGFKTQSGNEDYIINHLKFKVLVHEYEGAGAPVLITGDEGMGVITESNEKKGSGFEIVGFEVEPCSIKRNTDAMLKLKMYDKIEPTETCPAGRDGFQVIREQERVAFTYEVEFVKSDIRWPSRWDAYLKMEGAKVHWFSILNSLMVIFFLAGIVFVIFLRTVRRDLTRYEELDKEAQAQMNEELSGWKLVVGDVFREPEQPKLLCVMVGNGVQIGGMAVVSIVFAALGFMSPASRGMLLTGMIVLYLFLGIAAGYVAVRLWRTIEGDSIGWRSVSWSVACFFPGVAFIILTALNFLLWGSKSTGAIPISLYFMLFFLWFCISVPLTLLGGFMGTRAEPIEFPVRTNQIPREIPAGKYPSWLLVLGAGTLPFGTLFIELFFIMSSIWLGRFYYVFGFLLIVLVLLVIVCAEVSVVLTYMHLCVEDWRWWWKAFFASGSVALYVFLYSINYLVFDLSSLSGPVSAMLYLGYSLLMAFAIMLSTGAIGFLISFYFVHYLFSSVKID, encoded by the exons ATGGGTCAGTTATCTTTTGGGATTAGTTCCATCGTGGCACTGACGTTCTTTGTGTTGCTTTTGACGTCACACTTGTGCAATGGATTTTATCTTCCTGGAAGTTATATGCACACGTACTCTACTGGGGAGGAGATATTTGTGAAGGTTAATTCACTGACCTCAATTGAGACTGAACTTCCTTTCAGCTACTACAGCCTGCCATATTGTCAGCCCCCAAATGGGATAAAGAAGAGTGCTGAAAATTTAGGTGAACTCTTGATGGGTGATCAGATTGATAACTCACCTTATCGTTTCCACATGAATTTGAACGAGTCTTTGTTCCTGTGCGTGACAAAACCGCTGAATGAGGATGAAGTTAAAGTTTTGAAGCAAAGAACCAGGGACTTGTATCAGGTGAATGTGATCTTGGACAATCTACCAGTCATGCGGTTTGCTGAGCAGAATGGTGTTCAGATTCAATGGACTGGTTTCCCAGTAGGTTTCAAAACTCAATCTGGAAATGAAGACTACATTATTAACCATCTGAAGTTCAAGGTTTTAGTGCATGAGTATGAAGGCGCTGGTGCACCGGTGCTTATCACTGGAGATGAAGGGATGGGTGTCATTACTGAATCTAATGAGAAGAAAGGTTCTGGGTTTGAGATTGTTGGCTTTGAG GTTGAGCCATGCAGCATCAAGCGTAACACTGATGCCATGTTGAAGCTCAAGATGTATGATAAGATCGAACCCACGGAGACCTGTCCAGCAGGTCGTGATGGTTTCCAGGTTATAAGAGAGCAAGAACGTGTGGCTTTCACATACGAGGTTGAATTTGTGAAGAGCGATATCAGGTGGCCATCTCGTTGGGATGCTTATCTGAAAATGGAGGGAGCTAAGGTGCACTGGTTCTCTATATTGAACTCTTTGATGGTGATATTCTTTCTAGCGGGCATAGTTTTTGTCATATTTCTGAGAACTGTGAGGAGGGATCTTACCAGATACGAGGAACTGGACAAGGAAGCACAAGCTCAGATGAATGAAGAACTGTCTGGTTGGAAGCTTGTCGTGGGTGATGTATTTCGGGAACCTGAGCAGCCCAAACTTCTCTGCGTGATGGTTGGAAATGGAGTGCAAATTGGTGGAATGGCTGTAGTCTCTATTGTGTTTGCTGCCCTTGGATTTATGTCTCCTGCATCTAGAGGAATGCTATTGACAGGAATGATAGTCCTGTATCTTTTCCTTGGCATTGCTGCTGGTTATGTTGCTGTTCGACTCTGGAGAACAATCGAAGGTGATTCTATAGGTTGGAGGTCTGTGTCGTGGTCGGTGGCATGCTTCTTTCCAGGAGTAGCCTTCATCATTCTCACAGCATTGAATTTCCTCCTCTGGGGAAGCAAAAGCACTGGTGCTATACCAATTTCGTTATACTTCATGCTTTTCTTCCTCTGGTTTTGCATTTCAGTGCCCTTAACACTCTTGGGTGGATTCATGGGTACCCGTGCTGAGCCGATTGAGTTCCCTGTGAGGACAAACCAAATACCCAGAGAAATCCCTGCGGGAAAGTACCCATCTTGGCTTCTTGTGCTTGGAGCTGGCACTCTTCCTTTTGGGACACTCTTCATTGAGCTCTTCTTCATCATGTCCAGCATCTGGCTTGGCAGGTTCTACTATGTCTTTGGTTTCCTGCTCATTGTGCTAGTTCTGCTTGTGATTGTCTGTGCTGAGGTCTCTGTGGTGCTCACCTACATGCACCTCTGTGTGGAGGACTGGCGCTGGTGGTGGAAGGCATTCTTTGCATCTGGTTCTGTTGCACTTTACGTGTTCCTTTACTCCATCAATTATCTAGTTTTTGATCTTAGCAGCCTTAGTGGTCCTGTCTCTGCTATGCTTTACCTTGGGTATTCTCTGCTTATGGCGTTTGCCATCATGCTATCAACAGGAGCAATCGGCTTCCTTATATCCTTCTACTTTGTCCATTACCTCTTCTCTTCAGTGAAAATTGACTAG
- the LOC116258938 gene encoding transmembrane 9 superfamily member 12 isoform X3, which translates to MGQLSFGISSIVALTFFVLLLTSHLCNGFYLPGSYMHTYSTGEEIFVKVNSLTSIETELPFSYYSLPYCQPPNGIKKSAENLGELLMGDQIDNSPYRFHMNLNESLFLCVTKPLNEDEVKVLKQRTRDLYQVNVILDNLPALRYAEQNGIRIQWTGFPVGFRTQTGNEDYIINHLKLKVLVHEYEGAGAPVLITGDEGMGIVTESNEKKGSGFEIVGFEVEPCSIKRNTDAMLKLKMYDKIEPTETCPAGRDGFQVIREQERVAFTYEVEFVKSDIRWPSRWDAYLKMEGAKVHWFSILNSLMVIFFLAGIVFVIFLRTVRRDLTRYEELDKEAQAQMNEELSGWKLVVGDVFREPEQPKLLCVMVGNGVQIGGMAVVSIVFAALGFMSPASRGMLLTGMIVLYLFLGIAAGYVAVRLWRTIEGDSIGWRSVSWSVACFFPGVAFIILTALNFLLWGSKSTGAIPISLYFMLFFLWFCISVPLTLLGGFMGTRAEPIEFPVRTNQIPREIPAGKYPSWLLVLGAGTLPFGTLFIELFFIMSSIWLGRFYYVFGFLLIVLVLLVIVCAEVSVVLTYMHLCVEDWRWWWKAFFASGSVALYVFLYSINYLVFDLSSLSGPVSAMLYLGYSLLMAFAIMLSTGAIGFLISFYFVHYLFSSVKID; encoded by the exons ATGGGTCAGTTATCTTTTGGGATTAGTTCCATCGTGGCACTGACGTTCTTTGTGTTGCTTTTGACGTCACACTTGTGCAATGGATTTTATCTTCCTGGAAGTTATATGCACACGTACTCTACTGGGGAGGAGATATTTGTGAAGGTTAATTCACTGACCTCAATTGAGACTGAACTTCCTTTCAGCTACTACAGCCTGCCATATTGTCAGCCCCCAAATGGGATAAAGAAGAGTGCTGAAAATTTAG GGGAACTCTTGATGGGTGATCAGATCGACAACTCACCTTATCGTTTTCACATGAATTTGAATGAATCTTTATTCCTGTGTGTGACCAAACCGCTGAATGAGGATGAAGTTAAAGTTTTGAAGCAGAGAACCAGAGACCTGTATCAGGTGAATGTAATCTTGGATAATCTACCAGCCTTGCGGTATGCCGAGCAGAACGGCATTCGGATTCAATGGACTGGTTTCCCAGTAGGTTTCAGAACTCAAACTGGAAATGAGGACTACATTATTAACCATCTCAAGCTCAAGGTTTTAGTGCATGAGTATGAAGGCGCTGGTGCACCGGTGCTTATCACTGGAGATGAAGGGATGGGTATTGTTACTGAATCTAATGAGAAGAAAGGTTCTGGATTTGAGATTGTGGGCTTTGAGGTTGAGCCATGCAGCATCAAGCGTAACACTGATGCCATGTTGAAGCTCAAGATGTATGATAAGATCGAACCCACGGAGACCTGTCCAGCAGGTCGTGATGGTTTCCAGGTTATAAGAGAGCAAGAACGTGTGGCTTTCACATACGAGGTTGAATTTGTGAAGAGCGATATCAGGTGGCCATCTCGTTGGGATGCTTATCTGAAAATGGAGGGAGCTAAGGTGCACTGGTTCTCTATATTGAACTCTTTGATGGTGATATTCTTTCTAGCGGGCATAGTTTTTGTCATATTTCTGAGAACTGTGAGGAGGGATCTTACCAGATACGAGGAACTGGACAAGGAAGCACAAGCTCAGATGAATGAAGAACTGTCTGGTTGGAAGCTTGTCGTGGGTGATGTATTTCGGGAACCTGAGCAGCCCAAACTTCTCTGCGTGATGGTTGGAAATGGAGTGCAAATTGGTGGAATGGCTGTAGTCTCTATTGTGTTTGCTGCCCTTGGATTTATGTCTCCTGCATCTAGAGGAATGCTATTGACAGGAATGATAGTCCTGTATCTTTTCCTTGGCATTGCTGCTGGTTATGTTGCTGTTCGACTCTGGAGAACAATCGAAGGTGATTCTATAGGTTGGAGGTCTGTGTCGTGGTCGGTGGCATGCTTCTTTCCAGGAGTAGCCTTCATCATTCTCACAGCATTGAATTTCCTCCTCTGGGGAAGCAAAAGCACTGGTGCTATACCAATTTCGTTATACTTCATGCTTTTCTTCCTCTGGTTTTGCATTTCAGTGCCCTTAACACTCTTGGGTGGATTCATGGGTACCCGTGCTGAGCCGATTGAGTTCCCTGTGAGGACAAACCAAATACCCAGAGAAATCCCTGCGGGAAAGTACCCATCTTGGCTTCTTGTGCTTGGAGCTGGCACTCTTCCTTTTGGGACACTCTTCATTGAGCTCTTCTTCATCATGTCCAGCATCTGGCTTGGCAGGTTCTACTATGTCTTTGGTTTCCTGCTCATTGTGCTAGTTCTGCTTGTGATTGTCTGTGCTGAGGTCTCTGTGGTGCTCACCTACATGCACCTCTGTGTGGAGGACTGGCGCTGGTGGTGGAAGGCATTCTTTGCATCTGGTTCTGTTGCACTTTACGTGTTCCTTTACTCCATCAATTATCTAGTTTTTGATCTTAGCAGCCTTAGTGGTCCTGTCTCTGCTATGCTTTACCTTGGGTATTCTCTGCTTATGGCGTTTGCCATCATGCTATCAACAGGAGCAATCGGCTTCCTTATATCCTTCTACTTTGTCCATTACCTCTTCTCTTCAGTGAAAATTGACTAG
- the LOC116258938 gene encoding transmembrane 9 superfamily member 12 isoform X1 yields the protein MGSLSFGISYFVPLTFSVLLLMSHLCNGFYLPGSYMHTYSTGEEIFVKVNSLTSIETELPFSYYSLPYCQPPNGIKKSAENLGELLMGDQIDNSPYRFHMNLNESLFLCVTKPLNEDEVKVLKQRTRDLYQVNVILDNLPALRYAEQNGIRIQWTGFPVGFRTQTGNEDYIINHLKLKVLVHEYEGAGAPVLITGDEGMGIVTESNEKKGSGFEIVGFEVEPCSIKRNTDAMLKLKMYDKIEPTETCPAGRDGFQVIREQERVAFTYEVEFVKSDIRWPSRWDAYLKMEGAKVHWFSILNSLMVIFFLAGIVFVIFLRTVRRDLTRYEELDKEAQAQMNEELSGWKLVVGDVFREPEQPKLLCVMVGNGVQIGGMAVVSIVFAALGFMSPASRGMLLTGMIVLYLFLGIAAGYVAVRLWRTIEGDSIGWRSVSWSVACFFPGVAFIILTALNFLLWGSKSTGAIPISLYFMLFFLWFCISVPLTLLGGFMGTRAEPIEFPVRTNQIPREIPAGKYPSWLLVLGAGTLPFGTLFIELFFIMSSIWLGRFYYVFGFLLIVLVLLVIVCAEVSVVLTYMHLCVEDWRWWWKAFFASGSVALYVFLYSINYLVFDLSSLSGPVSAMLYLGYSLLMAFAIMLSTGAIGFLISFYFVHYLFSSVKID from the coding sequence ATGGGTTCCTTATCTTTTGGGATTAGTTACTTTGTGCCACTGACCTTCTCTGTGTTGCTTTTGATGTCACACTTGTGCAATGGATTTTATCTGCCTGGAAGTTATATGCACACGTACTCTACTGGAGAGGAGATATTTGTGAAGGTTAATTCACTGACCTCAATTGAGACTGAACTTCCTTTCAGCTACTACAGCCTGCCATATTGTCAGCCCCCAAATGGGATAAAGAAAAGTGCTGAAAATTTAGGGGAACTCTTGATGGGTGATCAGATCGACAACTCACCTTATCGTTTTCACATGAATTTGAATGAATCTTTATTCCTGTGTGTGACCAAACCGCTGAATGAGGATGAAGTTAAAGTTTTGAAGCAGAGAACCAGAGACCTGTATCAGGTGAATGTAATCTTGGATAATCTACCAGCCTTGCGGTATGCCGAGCAGAACGGCATTCGGATTCAATGGACTGGTTTCCCAGTAGGTTTCAGAACTCAAACTGGAAATGAGGACTACATTATTAACCATCTCAAGCTCAAGGTTTTAGTGCATGAGTATGAAGGCGCTGGTGCACCGGTGCTTATCACTGGAGATGAAGGGATGGGTATTGTTACTGAATCTAATGAGAAGAAAGGTTCTGGATTTGAGATTGTGGGCTTTGAGGTTGAGCCATGCAGCATCAAGCGTAACACTGATGCCATGTTGAAGCTCAAGATGTATGATAAGATCGAACCCACGGAGACCTGTCCAGCAGGTCGTGATGGTTTCCAGGTTATAAGAGAGCAAGAACGTGTGGCTTTCACATACGAGGTTGAATTTGTGAAGAGCGATATCAGGTGGCCATCTCGTTGGGATGCTTATCTGAAAATGGAGGGAGCTAAGGTGCACTGGTTCTCTATATTGAACTCTTTGATGGTGATATTCTTTCTAGCGGGCATAGTTTTTGTCATATTTCTGAGAACTGTGAGGAGGGATCTTACCAGATACGAGGAACTGGACAAGGAAGCACAAGCTCAGATGAATGAAGAACTGTCTGGTTGGAAGCTTGTCGTGGGTGATGTATTTCGGGAACCTGAGCAGCCCAAACTTCTCTGCGTGATGGTTGGAAATGGAGTGCAAATTGGTGGAATGGCTGTAGTCTCTATTGTGTTTGCTGCCCTTGGATTTATGTCTCCTGCATCTAGAGGAATGCTATTGACAGGAATGATAGTCCTGTATCTTTTCCTTGGCATTGCTGCTGGTTATGTTGCTGTTCGACTCTGGAGAACAATCGAAGGTGATTCTATAGGTTGGAGGTCTGTGTCGTGGTCGGTGGCATGCTTCTTTCCAGGAGTAGCCTTCATCATTCTCACAGCATTGAATTTCCTCCTCTGGGGAAGCAAAAGCACTGGTGCTATACCAATTTCGTTATACTTCATGCTTTTCTTCCTCTGGTTTTGCATTTCAGTGCCCTTAACACTCTTGGGTGGATTCATGGGTACCCGTGCTGAGCCGATTGAGTTCCCTGTGAGGACAAACCAAATACCCAGAGAAATCCCTGCGGGAAAGTACCCATCTTGGCTTCTTGTGCTTGGAGCTGGCACTCTTCCTTTTGGGACACTCTTCATTGAGCTCTTCTTCATCATGTCCAGCATCTGGCTTGGCAGGTTCTACTATGTCTTTGGTTTCCTGCTCATTGTGCTAGTTCTGCTTGTGATTGTCTGTGCTGAGGTCTCTGTGGTGCTCACCTACATGCACCTCTGTGTGGAGGACTGGCGCTGGTGGTGGAAGGCATTCTTTGCATCTGGTTCTGTTGCACTTTACGTGTTCCTTTACTCCATCAATTATCTAGTTTTTGATCTTAGCAGCCTTAGTGGTCCTGTCTCTGCTATGCTTTACCTTGGGTATTCTCTGCTTATGGCGTTTGCCATCATGCTATCAACAGGAGCAATCGGCTTCCTTATATCCTTCTACTTTGTCCATTACCTCTTCTCTTCAGTGAAAATTGACTAG
- the LOC116258938 gene encoding transmembrane 9 superfamily member 12 isoform X2 encodes MGQLSFGISSIVALTFFVLLLTSHLCNGFYLPGSYMHTYSTGEEIFVKVNSLTSIETELPFSYYSLPYCQPPNGIKKSAENLGELLMGDQIDNSPYRFHMNLNESLFLCVTKPLNEDEVKVLKQRTRDLYQVNVILDNLPVMRFAEQNGVQIQWTGFPVGFKTQSGNEDYIINHLKFKVLVHEYEGAGAPVLITGDEGMGVITESNEKKGSGFEIVGFEVEPCSIKRNIDAMLKLKMYDKIEPTETCPAGGDGFQVIREQERVAFTYEVKFVKSDIRWPSRWDAYLKMEGARVHWFSILNSLMVIFFLAGIVFVIFLRTVRRDLTRYEELDKEAQAQMNEELSGWKLVVGDVFREPEHSKLFCMMVGNGVQIGGMAVVSIVFAALGFMSPASRGMLLTGMIVLYLFLGIASGYVAVRLWRTIKGDPLGWRSVSWSAACFFPGVAFIILTALNFLLWGSKSTGAIPISLYFMLFFLWFCISVPLTLLGGFMGTRAAQIEFPVRTNQIPREIPARKYPSWLLVLGAGTLPFGTLFIELFFIMSSIWLGRFYYVFGFLLIVLVLLVIVCAEVSVVLTYMHLCVEDWRWWWKAFFASGSVALYVFLYSINYLVFDLSSLSGPVSAMLYLGYSLLMAFAIMLSTGAIGFLISFYFVHYLFSSVKID; translated from the coding sequence ATGGGTCAGTTATCTTTTGGGATTAGTTCCATCGTGGCACTGACGTTCTTTGTGTTGCTTTTGACGTCACACTTGTGCAATGGATTTTATCTTCCTGGAAGTTATATGCACACGTACTCTACTGGGGAGGAGATATTTGTGAAGGTTAATTCACTGACCTCAATTGAGACTGAACTTCCTTTCAGCTACTACAGCCTGCCATATTGTCAGCCCCCAAATGGGATAAAGAAGAGTGCTGAAAATTTAGGTGAACTCTTGATGGGTGATCAGATTGATAACTCACCTTATCGTTTCCACATGAATTTGAACGAGTCTTTGTTCCTGTGCGTGACAAAACCGCTGAATGAGGATGAAGTTAAAGTTTTGAAGCAAAGAACCAGGGACTTGTATCAGGTGAATGTGATCTTGGACAATCTACCAGTCATGCGGTTTGCTGAGCAGAATGGTGTTCAGATTCAATGGACTGGTTTCCCAGTAGGTTTCAAAACTCAATCTGGAAATGAAGACTACATTATTAACCATCTGAAGTTCAAGGTTTTAGTGCATGAGTATGAAGGCGCTGGTGCACCGGTGCTTATCACTGGAGATGAAGGGATGGGTGTCATTACTGAATCTAATGAGAAGAAAGGTTCTGGGTTTGAGATTGTTGGCTTTGAGGTTGAGCCATGCAGCATCAAGCGTAACATTGATGCCATGTTGAAGCTCAAGATGTATGATAAGATCGAACCCACGGAGACCTGTCCAGCAGGTGGTGATGGTTTCCAGGTTATAAGAGAGCAGGAACGTGTGGCTTTCACATACGAGGTTAAATTTGTGAAGAGCGATATCAGGTGGCCATCTCGTTGGGATGCCTATCTGAAAATGGAGGGAGCTAGGGTACACTGGTTCTCTATATTGAACTCTCTGATGGTGATCTTCTTTCTAGCGGGCATagtttttgttatatttttaagAACTGTAAGGAGGGATCTTACCAGATACGAGGAACTGGACAAAGAAGCACAAGCTCAGATGAATGAAGAGCTATCTGGTTGGAAGCTTGTCGTGGGTGATGTATTTCGGGAGCCTGAACACTCCAAACTTTTCTGCATGATGGTTGGAAATGGAGTGCAAATTGGTGGAATGGCCGTAGTGTCTATCGTGTTTGCTGCTCTTGGATTTATGTCTCCTGCATCTAGGGGAATGCTATTGACAGGAATGATAGTCCTGTATCTTTTCCTTGGAATAGCTTCTGGTTATGTTGCTGTTCGACTCTGGAGAACAATCAAGGGCGATCCTTTAGGTTGGAGGTCTGTGTCATGGTCGGCAGCTTGTTTCTTTCCAGGAGTAGCCTTCATCATTCTCACAGCATTGAATTTCCTCCTCTGGGGAAGCAAAAGTACTGGTGCTATACCAATTTCACTATACTTCATGCTATTTTTCCTTTGGTTCTGCATTTCAGTGCCCTTAACACTCTTGGGTGGATTCATGGGTACCCGTGCTGCGCAAATTGAGTTCCCTGTGAGGACAAACCAGATCCCCAGAGAAATCCCTGCGAGGAAGTACCCGTCTTGGCTTCTTGTGCTTGGAGCTGGCACTCTTCCATTTGGGACGCTCTTCATTGAGCTCTTCTTCATCATGTCCAGCATCTGGCTTGGCAGGTTCTACTATGTCTTTGGTTTCCTGCTCATTGTGCTAGTTCTGCTCGTGATTGTCTGTGCTGAGGTCTCCGTGGTGCTCACCTACATGCACCTCTGTGTGGAGGATTGGAGGTGGTGGTGGAAGGCATTCTTTGCATCTGGTTCTGTTGCGCTCTACGTGTTCCTCTACTCCATCAATTATCTAGTTTTTGATCTGAGCAGCCTTAGCGGTCCTGTATCTGCCATGCTTTACCTTGGGTATTCTCTACTTATGGCATTTGCCATCATGCTATCGACAGGAGCCATTGGCTTCCTTATATCCTTCTACTTTGTCCATTACCTCTTCTCATCAGTAAAAATTGACTAG
- the LOC116258312 gene encoding elongation factor Ts, mitochondrial gives MACLKRTKDSIKYIFGTFGTLRKSRNNYSSWTHNIQQIAGVTEGHSSSPILHGRVHRGPCNLMLVRTFSVETSPSEQMNLIKQLRESTSAPIKDVKAALVDCSWDIDAAQKELRKRGVYLASKKSLRTAAEGLIALAQNDKTAAVIELNCETDFVARNDIFQYLALALAKKALSIESSHQALSSLPLNLESFEDMNIILDHPKLKGETTVQSAITEVAAMVGENVKFGRGLSLSVSSHGVVSSYLHTSPKPGLGRIAGLLTLEVENDAVQPDALHRVGSTLAMHIVAAKPLFLSKDMVSSEALESEKDILKSQAKSTGKSEIAVEKMVEGRLKKYLQDVVLLEQKFVMNDSVNVKSLLDDLSKEVGAQVTIGKFLRMEVGEATQRVEASSEAA, from the exons ATGGCTTGCTTAAAACGTACAAAAGACTCCATCAAGTACATTTTTGGTACATTTGGCACTTTGAGAAAGAGCAGAAATAATTATTCTTCATGGACACATAATATTCAACAAATAGCTGGAGTTACAGAGGGACATAGCAGTTCTCCTATACTTCATGGCCGTGTTCACCGAGGTCCTTGCAATCTTATGCTGGTCAGAACGTTCTCTGTTGAAACGTCTCCTTCAGAACAGATGAACCTTATAAAGCAGCTGAGGGAGAGCACAAGTGCTCCCATAAAGGATGTGAAAGCAGCTCTTGTTGATTGTAGCTGGGACATCG ATGCTGCACAGAAAGAGTTAAGAAAGAGAGGGGTATATCTAGCTTCAAAGAAATCTTTGCGAACTGCAGCAGAAGGTTTAATTGCATTAGCTCAAAATGACAAAACGGCTGCTGTAATTGAACTGAACTGCGAGACAGATTTTGTTGCAAGGAATGACATATTTCAGTATTTA GCCTTAGCTTTGGCAAAGAAAGCTTTGTCAATTGAAAGTTCTCATCAAGCCCTTTCATCTCTTCCTCTGAACCTGGAAAGCTTTGAG GATATGAATATCATTCTAGATCATCCTAAACTAAAAGGTGAAACAACAGTACAGAGTGCAATAACTGAAGTGGCTGCTATGGTTGGTGAGAATGTGAAGTTTGGAAGAGGATTGTCCTTGTCAGTTTCATCACATGGTGTTGTTTCATCATATTTACATACAAGTCCTAAACCAG GTTTGGGTCGAATTGCAGGATTATTGACGCTAGAAGTAGAAAATGATGCAGTTCAACCAGATGCACTTCATAGGGTTGGTTCTACATTAGCAATGCATATTGTGGCGGCAAAACCATTGTTCTTATCGAAGGATATGGTTTCTTCAGAAGCACTAGAGAGTGAAAAGGACATTCTCAAGTCACAG gCAAAAAGTACTGGAAAATCTGAAATTGCTGTAGAGAAAATGGTGGAAGGTCGTTTGAAGAAGTACTTGCAGGATGTTGTGTTGTTGGAACAAAAGTTCGTTATGAATGATAGCGTTAATGTAAAG TCCTTGCTGGATGATCTGTCAAAGGAAGTGGGTGCACAGGTGACTAttggtaaatttttaagaatGGAGGTCGGAGAAGCAACTCAAAG